The Candidatus Nitrosymbiomonas proteolyticus genome has a segment encoding these proteins:
- a CDS encoding Tfp pilus assembly protein PilF — MALVTRWFGFGRNADFDAGIRAFEAGSFEEAVEALRRCLEQRCEPALRKTAEEYWVQAHSRLAFAFAISGRLDVAASHLSEAVAVRPDYADLRFRLAWAYFTMNEPAKAQSSLEEALALNPNYADAALLRAMIHVQSENWEAALASAEFPEVASRFRERSEHEALLRAIRAQDAEGVRKLLENALEGSSQGESFHVTVAEGYAKEGRFDQAAAHYEIALRAVGHYPDLHCKYAQVLLELDRLGQALDHLDTAVRLNPRYAEAHAQRGIALRRLGRSDDAREAFREALKFDPHHVIAELEVLRP, encoded by the coding sequence ATGGCACTGGTCACGAGGTGGTTTGGTTTTGGCCGCAACGCGGACTTCGACGCCGGAATCCGAGCGTTTGAGGCAGGCTCCTTTGAAGAAGCTGTAGAAGCGTTGAGGCGTTGCCTCGAACAGAGATGCGAGCCCGCCCTCCGCAAAACAGCCGAAGAATACTGGGTGCAGGCGCATTCGCGGCTTGCCTTCGCGTTTGCGATCAGCGGCAGACTCGATGTGGCAGCCTCCCACCTGAGCGAGGCGGTAGCGGTCCGGCCAGACTACGCCGACCTTCGCTTCCGTTTGGCCTGGGCGTACTTCACGATGAACGAGCCCGCCAAGGCCCAATCCTCCTTGGAAGAGGCTCTTGCGCTGAACCCCAATTACGCCGACGCCGCGCTTCTGCGAGCGATGATTCACGTACAAAGCGAAAACTGGGAGGCCGCGCTCGCCAGCGCAGAATTCCCTGAGGTCGCGTCTCGGTTCCGAGAGCGCTCCGAACATGAGGCGTTGCTGAGGGCGATCCGGGCCCAGGACGCGGAAGGTGTTCGCAAGTTGCTCGAAAACGCGCTCGAGGGGAGTAGCCAAGGCGAGAGCTTCCACGTCACCGTCGCCGAAGGGTACGCCAAGGAAGGGAGATTCGACCAAGCCGCTGCGCACTATGAGATCGCGCTACGAGCCGTCGGGCACTACCCTGACCTGCACTGCAAGTATGCGCAGGTTCTGTTGGAACTCGACCGGCTCGGCCAGGCCCTCGACCACCTCGATACCGCAGTAAGGCTCAACCCGAGGTACGCCGAGGCTCACGCGCAACGGGGGATCGCCTTGCGGCGGCTTGGGCGCAGTGACGACGCCCGAGAGGCGTTTCGGGAAGCCCTGAAATTCGATCCGCACCACGTGATCGCCGAACTCGAAGTCCTGCGACCCTAG
- a CDS encoding RNA polymerase, sigma subunit, ECF family, which produces MRGASSLARAGMTLSYFLRPRDFEKAVEPELSVLFRVARRMGATSEEAEDLVQTTLLKAYQQWDRFDGRFLRSWLIRILRNERLMNLRSARPVDNIDDIELVEEPDSTFWSVIADRLDADEILRAIETLPEPYRLAVHFCDVEDMTYEEASEAMEVPIGTVRSRLFRGRKLIQRQLAGLAGSIPESDLE; this is translated from the coding sequence ATGCGCGGCGCGTCATCGTTGGCTCGCGCCGGAATGACCTTGAGTTACTTCTTACGACCTCGCGACTTCGAAAAGGCCGTCGAGCCAGAGCTTTCCGTTCTGTTTCGAGTGGCGCGCCGCATGGGCGCAACTTCTGAAGAAGCCGAAGACCTTGTGCAAACGACGCTGCTCAAGGCCTACCAGCAATGGGACCGGTTCGATGGCCGGTTCTTGCGGAGTTGGCTCATTCGAATCCTTCGGAACGAGCGCCTTATGAACCTAAGATCGGCGCGGCCGGTCGACAACATCGACGACATCGAACTGGTGGAAGAACCGGATTCCACGTTCTGGTCGGTGATCGCCGACAGGCTCGATGCCGACGAGATTCTTAGGGCCATTGAGACATTGCCGGAACCCTATCGGCTCGCGGTGCATTTCTGCGATGTAGAAGACATGACGTATGAAGAGGCCAGCGAAGCGATGGAGGTTCCGATTGGGACGGTTCGCTCACGGTTGTTCCGAGGGCGAAAGCTCATCCAGCGCCAATTGGCCGGCTTAGCGGGATCGATTCCCGAATCTGATTTAGAATGA
- a CDS encoding hypothetical conserved protein yields the protein MIDAESRPWYDLRPRLTREQRKAVFKEIESSSSPSWRFWVLTFLSTAIAAYGLLANSTAVVVGAMLVAPLMGPIFGLALATVTGHAVLMKRSLIAEVFGVALAIGIGWLIGSMPLNMGATPEMQARIAPTLYDLLIAIFSGMAGAYASANSRVNAALPGVAISVALVPPLASCGLYLALGEYSASLGAFLLFTANFFAIQLASCGVYLVFNLGAEREVRRLGVGKFIVRFTPSLLGVVLMAWFLTGTLTRIIDDRRLQTQLVRELSEQFAKRTGGRLQGAPEIREENGALVVTAVALTPRPFEPTHIEEIEDRLCQACDRDVRLIVRSIQSRDADRDGIVFHTAGERLASEIAEEGRAVLGSARDSLVESLSKFEGASLTDLYRTQSNASLEFTAVVATPVPIGPESVAAMEEGLNRRLDAKSRLIVRSVLTRDANSERFIYDPVPEKAPRLTESEIALQKRVTEVIGRRMAVIPGAVVGEVQFEERASVVWVRVRIEAPEVVGPEAVRRIEQDLRQFVDPRLRLQARTVVSATATASGWNLGEIPTPEP from the coding sequence GTGATCGATGCCGAGAGCCGGCCTTGGTACGACCTGCGGCCCCGACTGACCCGCGAGCAGCGTAAGGCCGTTTTCAAGGAGATCGAGTCTTCTTCGTCGCCTTCCTGGCGTTTTTGGGTCCTCACGTTTCTCTCGACGGCGATCGCGGCCTACGGACTTCTCGCGAACAGCACCGCGGTGGTGGTGGGCGCGATGCTGGTCGCCCCCCTTATGGGCCCGATCTTCGGTTTGGCGCTCGCCACCGTCACAGGCCACGCGGTTCTGATGAAGCGCTCGTTGATCGCCGAGGTCTTCGGCGTGGCGCTCGCCATCGGGATCGGATGGTTGATCGGTTCGATGCCCCTCAATATGGGGGCGACGCCGGAGATGCAAGCCCGCATTGCCCCGACTCTCTATGACCTCTTGATCGCGATCTTCTCGGGCATGGCGGGCGCGTATGCGAGCGCAAACTCTCGCGTCAACGCGGCACTGCCCGGTGTGGCGATCTCGGTCGCTCTCGTGCCTCCGCTCGCTTCTTGCGGGCTGTACTTGGCGCTGGGAGAGTACTCGGCCAGTCTGGGCGCATTCCTGTTGTTCACCGCCAACTTCTTCGCGATCCAACTCGCCTCCTGCGGCGTCTACCTCGTTTTCAACCTGGGAGCGGAGCGAGAGGTTCGCCGGCTTGGGGTCGGCAAGTTCATTGTGCGGTTTACGCCGAGTCTCTTGGGAGTGGTGCTCATGGCGTGGTTCTTGACCGGGACCTTGACTCGAATCATTGACGACAGGAGGCTGCAAACCCAGTTGGTCCGGGAGCTTTCGGAGCAGTTTGCCAAGCGAACGGGCGGAAGGCTACAAGGGGCGCCTGAGATTCGGGAGGAGAACGGGGCGCTCGTCGTCACTGCGGTCGCGCTCACCCCCCGACCCTTCGAGCCGACCCACATCGAAGAGATCGAGGATCGACTCTGTCAGGCCTGCGACCGCGACGTGCGCCTGATCGTGAGGTCGATCCAGTCTCGCGACGCGGATCGAGACGGCATCGTGTTTCACACCGCGGGCGAGAGGCTCGCCTCAGAGATCGCCGAAGAGGGTCGAGCCGTTCTTGGGAGCGCTCGGGATTCCCTTGTGGAGTCGCTCTCCAAGTTTGAAGGAGCAAGCCTGACCGATCTTTACCGAACACAGTCGAACGCCAGCCTCGAATTCACCGCAGTTGTGGCTACCCCCGTCCCGATCGGCCCGGAATCCGTCGCCGCCATGGAGGAGGGGCTGAATCGAAGGCTCGATGCGAAGTCCAGGCTGATCGTCAGGTCGGTTCTCACCCGAGACGCCAACTCCGAGAGGTTCATCTACGATCCCGTCCCGGAGAAAGCGCCGCGCCTGACTGAATCTGAGATCGCTCTGCAGAAGAGGGTGACGGAAGTGATCGGCCGTCGCATGGCGGTAATCCCCGGTGCGGTCGTGGGGGAGGTGCAATTCGAGGAGCGCGCAAGCGTTGTGTGGGTGAGGGTTCGGATCGAAGCGCCGGAAGTGGTCGGCCCCGAAGCCGTCCGACGAATCGAGCAAGACCTGAGGCAATTCGTCGATCCGAGACTTCGGCTGCAAGCGCGGACGGTGGTCTCCGCGACGGCGACGGCTTCGGGTTGGAATCTCGGCGAAATCCCGACACCTGAACCCTGA
- a CDS encoding ATP synthase F1 subcomplex epsilon subunit, translating to MPQSFHLAVVAPDRSVVELEVVSIVAPGQEGYFGTLANHVPFVAALKAGLLEYELPDGQRQFVALGGGFFEMDGKRATVLADSADLASEIDVAKAQQDLEMARAALKGESSEMTTEEAQRAIDVAISRLRAAQTKH from the coding sequence ATGCCACAGTCGTTTCATCTAGCCGTCGTCGCTCCCGACCGAAGCGTGGTCGAGCTGGAGGTCGTTTCGATCGTTGCTCCGGGCCAAGAAGGGTACTTCGGAACGCTCGCGAACCACGTGCCGTTCGTCGCCGCGCTCAAGGCCGGTCTTCTCGAATACGAACTCCCCGACGGACAGCGCCAATTCGTGGCCCTTGGCGGTGGGTTCTTTGAGATGGATGGCAAGCGGGCGACGGTGCTCGCCGACAGCGCCGATCTCGCCAGCGAAATCGACGTCGCCAAAGCTCAGCAGGACCTTGAGATGGCGAGGGCCGCTCTGAAGGGAGAGTCTTCCGAAATGACCACTGAAGAGGCTCAGCGGGCCATCGACGTTGCCATCAGCCGACTCCGCGCTGCCCAAACGAAGCACTAA
- a CDS encoding NAD/FAD-dependent oxidoreductase, with product MRVAVIGAGISGLAAARQLKRAGIDCVVFEKSDRVGGRVETRSLGGYVFDTGATSIAPRGRSIEPVMFDELCTEGLVQVELPIFVHSGLRASLGHASVNMLARFTYLKGNEQLPLRLSEGLDIRFDANVLRIGSLPQARYEVAGEEFDALILTPPVPITKELLASIGESRALANASYRSCLSVMLGYAKPLEGLKYHALLDPDQTHPLTWLSIESAKCPERAPEGHTAFVAQLGPRYSAMNFESEDDTIVAATISYVTRLYGKDWDQPEVAGVVRYRFSHPETTSLFESVNSKMSRVIVAGDGVYGARIEYAFESGERAASLLLKPT from the coding sequence TTGAGGGTTGCCGTTATCGGCGCTGGGATCTCGGGACTTGCAGCCGCTCGCCAACTCAAACGCGCGGGCATCGATTGCGTCGTGTTCGAAAAATCAGATCGAGTCGGGGGCCGAGTCGAAACCCGCTCGCTCGGCGGCTACGTTTTCGACACAGGCGCGACGAGCATCGCTCCACGGGGCCGCTCGATTGAGCCCGTGATGTTCGATGAACTTTGCACAGAGGGCCTCGTGCAAGTCGAACTGCCGATCTTCGTGCATTCGGGGTTGCGGGCGTCTTTGGGCCATGCGTCGGTCAACATGCTCGCGCGTTTCACTTACCTCAAGGGAAACGAGCAGCTTCCGCTTCGGCTAAGCGAGGGCCTCGACATTCGATTTGATGCCAACGTCTTGAGGATCGGGTCCCTGCCGCAAGCAAGGTATGAGGTCGCCGGAGAGGAGTTCGACGCGTTGATTCTGACTCCGCCTGTGCCCATCACGAAGGAGCTCCTCGCCTCGATTGGGGAAAGCAGGGCCCTTGCAAACGCTTCGTACCGCTCCTGTCTCAGCGTCATGCTGGGCTACGCAAAGCCGCTCGAGGGCCTCAAATACCACGCGCTTCTGGACCCCGACCAGACGCACCCTTTGACCTGGTTGAGCATCGAGAGCGCGAAATGCCCGGAGAGGGCGCCCGAAGGCCACACGGCTTTCGTGGCTCAGTTGGGGCCCCGATACAGCGCGATGAACTTCGAGAGTGAGGACGACACCATAGTGGCCGCTACGATCTCTTACGTCACCCGTCTTTACGGTAAGGATTGGGATCAGCCCGAAGTGGCTGGGGTCGTCCGCTACAGGTTCAGCCACCCCGAAACCACATCGCTGTTCGAATCGGTCAACTCGAAGATGTCTCGCGTGATCGTCGCCGGAGACGGTGTGTACGGCGCGAGGATCGAGTACGCTTTCGAATCGGGCGAAAGGGCGGCGAGCCTGCTACTGAAACCGACATGA